The genomic DNA ACAAAGGGTTCTTGTCCTTCTTCAGTGGTTCTGTACCTTGTTGCGAAAATGCAGAGACTTTAAGACAACCAAGGCGAGGTTCCACTCCTGGTGGATTCGGTTCTTGGGATCGTATCGGCTTAAGAATCCACACACCGTCGTGGATGACTCCGAGAGGATCATTCCAAAGCACCCATTCAACTGGCTTGGTGGATCAAGGGATAATTCTTCCTAACACcacaaagttgaaaaaaaagttggacGTTCCTCTCTTAGAGAAAAACATTCAAAATAAATCCTCAGCGGTTGAGGTGTTTACGCGCTTTTTAGCGAACCGTGAAGAAGCGGTTTATCAAAAGAAAGATAAGACAAATTCTTTACATGGTTCTAGCTTAAAAGCCGAAGCTCTAAGTACCAATAACGTACAGTATACAAAAGTTACGATATCGGTTACTTGCGAAGACGATGCCGTGATTAACTTGTATAATTTAGACTCTCTGGAGGTAATGCCACAAACAGATTGTTAACCGGTTCGGGGGCTTTGCCGGGACAGATTGACGCATTGTTCCAACTCATGCTTGGCTTGCTATAAAAGATCTTGTGATCTTGATCGATCTGATTAGTTTCCCTCTGGGATTAAAGATGATTTTGACAGGTTCATTTCCAAAGCTTTCGGTGGCTTTGCAAACCACCCCTCCGTGTCCAAACGCCCAAGGTGCCTTTGGGTATTTGCTTACCTAAAGTTCCCCTCCCCCAATGTAAGGATTTACCTTAAGTATACTTGAGTACGAGCATTTGGAAaagtcagtcaatcagtcagttaTCTTTTGTATGAAACTTAGTTCCATTTTTAGAATTTCAAATTAACTAAGCTAGCATAAACGACTATTTGTTAAATCGAGACCTTGTTTCAGTTTCTTTCAAGGTTCGTTGTGGTCGCGGCAAGTTAAACTCTTCGGAAAGGGATTTAACTATACCTACAGAAACGCGTAAAGTAATTTtagaaattattaaaaactgagaGCCGAAGGCGATTCCCCACATCGTCAGGTGTTCTGAGGTTCCCCTATCCCGAGGGACAGAATCGACTTGTTGACGGAACGACTGACATGGATAAGGTTTATTGCGAATGTTAAAATTTAAGgcatttacaaaattcttgcAACTGAATTTCTTCTCATCGGTGCACAAGAAAGGTCTTGATCAAACTTCTTGTCTTTCATGTAAATCTACACTTatattttttcgctttttttctATTACGTAGAAAAGATTTGTTATCTATAGCTCCAGGGTTGGCTGCAAATCTGAATCTGAGAATTGGACCGCTGACCATATTGATGGGAggcgagttctctcaccactgcgccctGCTTCCTCCGGACAAAGGAATAAATATGCTCCAAGAAAaatctgttttttttattttctttaaagctgACGATATGAACACTCGCCCTGAATCGTGTCATTGAATTATTGAGATTCCTAACCCCGCAGcgataggccttatcacggttttcgacgccatcttgacggataggcaaagcggtcagaaattacagtgtttgtatgggaatccgattgcaaataacttcttccaaaattgaatttttcacaatttctgaatcgcaacgttaaaatactaggtagaagattgtattcaccaagtttgaaggatgtagcttagctagaagacgctcagttaatcttttgaattttccacatatttgtctgtaaatttggctgggtagCCAAACCTCCAGACgcggttcgcgggaaaaaaatttaaagacaaatgtatggaaaattaaaaaaaattagctcaGGGACCTAcaggaaagctacatccttcaaacttgctgaatacaatcttctacctagtattttaacgttgcgattcagaaattgtgaaaaattcaattttggaagaagttatttgctatcggattcccatacaaacactgtaatttctgaccgctttgcctacccgtcaagatggcgtcgaaaaccgtgataaggcctatttcATTTGATCTGCAACTGTTTATTTAAGTTACTAAAAAGGTTATCGATAATGCCAGGATGAACACTtaacttcaaggattcaagggTTTGAATGGTTGTTCTCTATtctgaggcccgtttctcgaaacgTCCCGATAACATTTCGGGCACGAAAAGCCATTTACGAAACTACCTTTCGCTTGCTTTCGGaagcaggggcccgtttctcgaaggtcccgaaactttatgggccattttcgggtgtcaaaattccctttgtatctcaagaacggaagggatttaagtcgtcaaacttcgcagtattttttctctttgttaccttgaaaacatgttaaaagatcggcttccAAAAACAAGCGTTTGGCAGTTTTACAAattgcttttcgggcccgaaaagttatcgggactttcgagaaacaggcccctggttccttagcatgttttcaagataataaaaataaaaatgatactGAAGTTTGTTGACATGAAATCTCTCCGTTCTCTAAAATGCAGAGGGGATTATGACACCCGAAAAAGGCgcctgctccgagaggttttcccctctcctaaaaaaaaacacaacaggaaaaacaaaaaaaacaaaaaacacaaaccAACCTACGACTTGACATGAGTTGAGCCGATTTGATTTCTATTCGATGTCCCAAagagaccattttacagttctgtgcttagtgaccaggcctttgaataaaagcgaggatggagttgaccttgttttgatacaaatctCACTGCTATTCTTACGTAAATAGAAACtcgttagcattacaacaacatgatttacatatgaaaagcaatgaggtttgtgTCAAacgcaaggtcaactccagcctcgcttttagtCAAGGGCCTGGTAACCCCAGCGTTAAATACAGACGTCGAGttaaatagagcgagtttcaatcgagtgtcgtaaaaccaaaaccaaagtaattattttggccaaccaaaaaggacggaggcaatgcagtaaaccaatcaaaactcgaagtaattacacgtagccgacacaaagcgagggaaaatgtgcacgcgcgagccacgattggttttggtttcacttctgatcggttgaaaaaatggcgggagaactttgaaccaatcactgagtgaagtcgTTAAGTCCCTACTTTCACTGAAGCTACGGTAATGCGAGTAACAAAAATgcccaacttgtctcgcaaccgTGATTGCTGCGAAACACAACCTCTCGGctcgcaacaaaaaaaatgtcttcaatgtgattttgttgcagaaagtagaacggacctctactttctgcaacatGCCGCAGCCACTTgcaacactttttttttgttgcgagacAGGTTGTCTGTGAGATTTAAAACGCGCAACATCGCAGTTCGactagtttcgcagcaatgttGTGAGAAAAGTCGGACgcttttgttgctcgtattaccaTAGCTTGGCTCTCACGGGATATATTTTAACTTGCAAGTGACTGGCTACCAGATGCCTTGATAGCCATCAGCGGTTTATCACTTTGTAAGTACCATTGCTCCCGGCCATATCcgaacttcaaaatataagttgaAGCATGTCACAGTGATTATGCCATCACCTCCGAATTGAATTCTCAGTTCTCCCTCTTAGCTTGACCATGGACTTAACAGTGGCCACTTTTCACATatttcaaaagccgattaaaaAAACGAGTTTCCGGGTAAAGTTtttcaagcaaacaaaatatatttgggACAGCCGTAAAGAATTAAGGTGGCGGATGTTTGTCGATGGGTACTTGACTCCCGGGGGCTAACTGTAACATGTCCATTTCATTAACTGCCTTTCCCTCAAAAAAAACGTTTGAGACTTCCGAGTCATCGCATTCAAGCTTTCTTAACTAACAAACGGTTTCGTCCATTTCTTCGAGAAGACAATGAAAAGTTGCACTTTTTACTACTTCTTGAAGCCAAGTGTCAAAGTGAGAAACGCTGATCCGATTTTCTGATTTACAACTACGCTGACAATCTTCGCTTTTTTGTGTTTGTTCTCCGGCTTCCTCCAACGAAGTAACTTTCACAGGACCACCAACCCTGCAATCTGTTTGGCGATTGAACCCGGCGCTCGTACGACTGTATTTTCGTGTAATTCTTCTTGTCTCATAGCTTATCTTCCGCAAAGGATGCACAAAACTTGCGCGGCCAATCTTCGCGAATCCAGATCTGAACTCTTTGCTTTTCAAGGCATAGATAAATGGGTTTAAGACGCTATTAGCATAAGTACTCAGCCGACCCACGACTGAATAGTAATGAAAAAAAACGTTGTCCTTCCCATTTCCAAAATCGACCCACAGCCACAGGACTTGATTCGGAAACATGCTGATGGCAAACACGACGACAACAATTATAAACATTTTTGCCAAGCGTATGTTCTGCTCCTTCCTGTGCTGTTCCATatttttcgagcttaacaaagtGTCCGAGAGTTTTCTCTGCCGCCGATTAAGTGGTCGCGTGGATTCAGTAAGTTGCAACAGATTCGAACGCAAAGTACGATAAATCAACATGTAGGCTATGGACATTGTAAATAAAGGTAGAGCATACCCACACAGAAAGAGCACAATGGTGTATGCTTGTCTAAAACCGACATTAGGCCAAACCTCGACGCAAGAACTTTCGAGATAGTCGGATTCGAGAACCAGTAAGTAAGGAACAGCTAAGCTCATGGAAAGAGTGTGTATCGTCAACACCAGTTTAATGACTTGCCGATTGGTGATGCGTCTTCCAAAGGGTCTTGAAAGAGTCGTGTATCTTTCAATACTAATAACTGCGAGAGTCAGGGACGATGACGTTGAAAAAGCTGTCTGTAATGGCCATAAGAGTTTACACATCGCATTTCCAAAGAGCCATCTATAATTGCTTTCTTCCAGGGCCAGATCAAAGGGAATGCTCAAAGCTGGCGTTAGGAAGTCACACAGTGCAAGGTTGAGGATAAGAAAATTGGGAGGTGTCCTCATCTCTTTGGCCCCCACGATAACAACAGCAACCAAACTGTTTCCAACACAACCGACGACGAAGATCAAGACGTAAAGGGTGATCTTTGCAATTCGGAACTCGATTTGTTCTTGTTGCATTCCATAGCTTTCTTCGACGCTGGTGGTGTTATTTGCTTCCATTTACGAAGAAGCGCACTCGACgtaataaaacaatttaaaaaggTGTTATCAATCTCAGGTGCTTAAAAGATCATTTTCCTTTCACAGGGATTATGATGTATCGCATGTTCAGCCATCGTTGAACGCTTGACTGCGACGGTTGACTGCAGCGAATGACTTAAACCTGTTAAAATGCCACAGTGACAGTGATAAGAAACAGGACCCAAATCGGAAGTAATAATCTGATGTGGTCCGCATCTCTGCAGGCCAACTGGAAAatatggactggactctggactggactttggactggactctggactggaccctggactggaccctggactggactttattaaacgaagttaatatttaaccaataatataacgattaaccgtttctatttaattattaatgatgttacatggtgtagacaggccaaacacaactcctattggtcaggataggaaattcagagacctcagagttttgctctgacgagtacatctttcaaagacctcccttttctatatgaaataaggggaggatTTTTGAATATATTCCGTAGTATAAgatataagatgccatttgcGTCGGAAATGCGTatgtataagatgccatttgttcataagaatatgtttgagatcaggcattgatgggcggtattctgtaacaaacggcaaaattcttttgcgcgttttttgtttattttgtagagccgacattcttttgctgaaattgactttagaTAGGATCATGTTCAAAAGGTTATCTAGGTAACCcctgtgttgtaatctttgtttgaataataaTGTTATATGGTGTAGAGAGGCCAAACAAgactcctattggtcaggataggaaattcagagacctcagagttttgctctgacgagtacatctttcaaagacctcccttttctatatgaaataaggggaggatttttaaatatatttcgtagtaagggctggttttgtaaaagatgccatttgttcataagaatatgtttgagatcaggcattgattgaaagttactgggcagcattgttcgatttttcgtttagcttcgtttatgttccctttggaaaaaacatccattctcgttctcattctcgctggttaataattaaatagaaacggttaaatattaacttcgtttaataaagtccagtccagggtccagtccagagtccagtccaaagtccagtccagagtccagtccatgttttccagttggccATCTCTGCATGCTTCCAGTTGTATTAAGCGTAAGACCAGCTGCATAGCATTAACCTGACCTTTACGTGATTAGTGACCTAAATATCGGTTCGATCTTAGTTTTATTTTGTATGTAGAAGCTAGAATAGCaatcaaaaatattttaaatcacaTACGTTCTTGGTCAAGGCTTTTCTCTCGCAGTAAAAAAATTCCGCCACAGCTACCAAAACTTGtctgtcttaatttttgtcaaaaatttCCCGCGTTCACTGGTCGAGCGCCGACGCAGCCTgcctatagaggttttgcaaggcagccatgttgcatggcaggaacaatgaaaatgttttgcattagaaagaacatttgttcccatagccGGGAAAAATAATCTATTATTCCTGCCTTGCAACATTGCTgctgtgcaaaacctctatagtacggagtttaagatctaccacgcgacggtaacgaaaacctCATTTAAAATTGCGAGTTTaggcatagttaatagaggggaatggtttggaagctcggcaagcatcaaaggagcaaacaaagatgccaagatttaggttggaaagtccacgaccgtgcacaatcttttgttttgaactcatacactatgcatgaattacgtaaccaacacgttagttcctcagtacggagtaaacaactattgtgttttgtgcacggtcaaggccaaaaaagagaacaaaaacctacaacaaagaaatttgtcgggtttcataaccattcccctctattaactatggtttaggtttattaatctttttcgtcaatatgtcggtttgtctaacttctaaaaacttgcgcaactttccaggaactgaattaggaggtgcggtatttTTGTTTCATGTCCATAACTTACAGCCGTCATAATTTGCCTACGTTAGTTGTCCAGGCCTTGTTTTTCCTCCTGGCGGCTTCAACCCGTGACCTCTCTGATGCCGATGTAATAATCTGAAGCCACTCTGTTCGTAGCAGGTCACTGAATTATTTAGATTAATTAAATATCTTCAACCCCTCCCATATCATCTACATGAAGTCTGAAGTAACGAGCTTTTGCTCATAATCTCTTGTTACGCTCTTCACGAAGGTCAATGGGGACTTATTCCTTTGGTGAATGACGGCCTGTCAATTGAGCACAATTACCTAGACTTCAAGTCGCGCTGTTCCGCGGCTTCGCACAACAGTTGCTGTGCTAAATGATCTGAAAACAGCGTTGCTTGCGTTTCGTACACGTTTAATGATTGGGCTTTTGGATTGAGACCTTTATGCTAGACCTACGATAGCATTAAGGTAAAACTTTTATTGAGACTGAAAGGCTCCGggaaaaacacacacacacagtcTTCAAGTCTAGACTGTTTACTTTGATCATGGAGTTCAACCGCAGCCACAATATCAGTGAAGAAACGAGTCAAGATTTGAGTATGGATTACATGGGATTAAGAGTCGCAAAAATTACCTTTTATGCCATCATTTTTCTTCTAAGTTTTGTTGGAAACAGTTTAGTCGCTGCCATTATCCTTGGAGCTCGAGACATGCGCTCTCCACCGAATTTCCTTATTCTGAACCTGGCTTTGTGTGATTTGATAATACCAACTGTGGATATTCCATTCGATCTTGCACTGGAAGAAAGCAAGTACATTTGGCGTTTTGGAAAGGCTTTGTGTAAAATTATATGGCCGTTGGAAACAGCTTTCACAATATCTTCATCCTTGACCCTCGCTGTTATAAGTTTAGAACGATTGAAGGCAATTTCACACCCTTTTACTAAACGCTTACAGATGCGCCATGTTTTTGTGGCCATAACAGTGATTTACACTTTTTCAGTGAGCTTATGTATACCGTATTTGATTGCTTTAAACTACGAAGACAATCAACGATCCTGCGACGAAAGTTGGCCTAATTATGGGTCTAGGCAGGCTTACACGATTGTTCTTTGTTTATGTGAATACGTCTTTCCATTGACAATAATGGTGGTAGCATACGTGTTCATTTATCGAAGTTTGCGCTCGAATTTTTCGAGCCTTCTTCAAAGTAATTCGGTTCACGAAACACAGCTTCACGAGGACAAAGCTCAGTCATCAACGATCAAGAAGGGTAGAGTGGAATACATGCGAAAGGAACAGAACACACGTTTAGCAAGAATGTTCGTCATTGTCGTAATCGTATTTGCAATCAGCACGCTTCCGAATCAAGCCCTTTGGCTTTGGGTGGACTTTGGAAATGGCAATAGTCACAAAAGTTTCCGTTACATTTCTGTTGCGTGTCGGCTTTGCACTTACGCTAACAGCGTTTTAAATCCTTTCATATACGCTCtaaaaagcaaagatttcagaTCTGGGTTCAATAGGATTGGCCGCGCAGGGATACATCCCTTCAGAAAGATAAACAGTGGAACACGAAAATTTGCAAATAAGATAAACAAGAGCGCTTCGGACAATCAGCGGTCAGTACAGGAACATATGGCACCGCAGTTGTTCCCTCTACAGCACAACCAACATTACGAAATGGATGAATTAAAAATCATTAGCGAGGGCGAGGCTCGCATACCTCGGAGAAATCAGAAAACGAATCATATTATCCACGAGGACATGTCAATAGATTCAAGAATTCCAGATATACCCTTGTACGCAAACTTACTGAAGGAGCTTCGAGAAACAGATTCTTGAACTTATCATAGCAAAGCGGAAATGCAGACAACAATTTTTATCGTGCAACAGCGATGCCGTACAAGTGGCAAAGCGCTGTTGCACGCTTTTGTATCATCCTCTCACTTATCCAGAAAGAAATCTACAGactgaaaaaatgaaatgaattttGCACGCTGAActggaaaatattttcaaaaaggaGAATGACATTCTGGTTTTTCCACGAAGATTTACTAGGCATACTACGCCCAGGCCCTCACCAACTCGCGTGAGACTCGTCACGCACATTTTTCAACACTGTCACAACCGCTTTGTTTCGCGATAAGTCAacgcaatctcgtccccagagccctccgCTTCTTTTCGTCACGTGGTCGGCGGATGACCATATCATATGGAAGATCGATATGAACCATATACACACTTGAACTGGGGGTATATCAACTTCTGAACGAGAGATCATCGCAGAGTTTATGAACCAGTTGAAAAGAAGTccccaaagaaatccaccaaaaaAGGCCCCTCGAGAATTAAGTCTGTGCGAGGGCCAAGGTTAAACAATTTTCCTGGCATGACTTGGGCAGACATCCATCAACTGACACCACACGATGCGAGATTAGAAAAACGCAATTATTTTCTCCGTCGGATTTAAAGACAGATTTAATTTTAATCAACTAATAAACAGATGGAAAATAAATTGCAACAGCTTAATGGGTATACATTAATTAACCAGCGTTTGTTATTGTCATAATTAAATTAAGTGGGCGTGTTGTTCTTTTCAGTCGGAAAATTTCATAGTCTAATGAAAGTCTGAAAGAAAGGAATAAAACGTGACAACTGCACGACATTTTCCAAGAACGTTCCTTTAGACAAAGCAACACCAGTGTAATGGCTTTTCGTGAGTTCGAACTTTCGCATGTCCCTTCCTTTTTCTGTGATCTTATCTTACAACGCTCTTGTTTATCTGACAGAACTCACAATTGAGACTGCATAACCCGACAGGACGTCAATAAACCGCTTAAGTCAAGTATAGGTTATCCcgtgatttgaaaaaaataagcgCGAGTGAAATTTTAATTGGCCACCTGAGACGTTCTTTGACcatcgaccaatcagaatgccTGGTTTGTTACCTCTTTTTGTAAAGCtggaaactgcatttctcttggCCAAGGAGGGATGGAATCTAGCTTAAATTTTGACTGCGATGCTGAAATAGATTTTTGAAGTTCAAGACAAATGCAGGCGACATTTGATGACCTTTGCATTGATTAATGATGAAGCTGTCGGTCTTACTTAAGAATTTACTGAATTTCGTCTAGGCGACACTATCTAAACTGTGCCTCATTTATCTCTATGGAAGTCAAAAAACTCTTTTTCTCTCGGGGTGaaattcaaaaacaatcgctAAAGTGACAAATTTGAACAGACGCTTAAATCAAGTAGTTGCATCAAAGGTCAATTTTACCTTTTAAAAACAGTGGCATAAAGCCAAACGATATTACAAGAGGAAACCTCGAAAGTGAACTTAGATTGTGCGCAGCTTCGAATAACGAGAATGATTTTGTATGTTTAAATTTTGATGATTGTATTGGAGACAGTTCAGTCTTGTCATCACTTATGTCCCAGAAATCTTGACATAAATTTTCAATATCCAAAGCGATGTGTTCCTTAAAAGTCTAAGCATTTCGTGCATTTTTAGATGTTAGGGTTAGCGTTTCTTTTCGGCTAGTGTAAAAACAGTTCTTTATCTTTGCATGAGGAACATAGTTTAGAGGACACCCGGGGACATAAATTGTCTGGTATACTTAGATATGAGTGACGTTGAAGTTGGGAGAAAAGTAAGGGGACACCCCGGgagggggaactcccatataaaaacgACGGGgttgctcgtcggaaattttgaaaagaacccctaacACGTACtaagatcctgtcttgtggaCGTGGCATGAAAATTCTTTCACCACTaggaggtaccaaattatggtttttaaatgtctcctgtcatatTTTTTGGGCTtaataccctaaaaggtaccgctaaagctcccgctgtggacgCTTTGAGGCAGAACACCCTAAGAGCAACTAaaaaccgcttttttaacccctaaaaggtacaacgagcacccccgtcctttttatatgggaattcCCCTCCCCCGGGGGAGGACACTTCGTGCCGCTTTTGAAGCAGGCACGCATCTCCTTACTTTATTAATGACA from Montipora foliosa isolate CH-2021 chromosome 7, ASM3666993v2, whole genome shotgun sequence includes the following:
- the LOC138010552 gene encoding galanin receptor type 1-like, whose translation is MEANNTTSVEESYGMQQEQIEFRIAKITLYVLIFVVGCVGNSLVAVVIVGAKEMRTPPNFLILNLALCDFLTPALSIPFDLALEESNYRWLFGNAMCKLLWPLQTAFSTSSSLTLAVISIERYTTLSRPFGRRITNRQVIKLVLTIHTLSMSLAVPYLLVLESDYLESSCVEVWPNVGFRQAYTIVLFLCGYALPLFTMSIAYMLIYRTLRSNLLQLTESTRPLNRRQRKLSDTLLSSKNMEQHRKEQNIRLAKMFIIVVVVFAISMFPNQVLWLWVDFGNGKDNVFFHYYSVVGRLSTYANSVLNPFIYALKSKEFRSGFAKIGRASFVHPLRKISYETRRITRKYSRTSAGFNRQTDCRVGGPVKVTSLEEAGEQTQKSEDCQRSCKSENRISVSHFDTWLQEVVKSATFHCLLEEMDETVC
- the LOC138010510 gene encoding galanin receptor type 1-like yields the protein MEFNRSHNISEETSQDLSMDYMGLRVAKITFYAIIFLLSFVGNSLVAAIILGARDMRSPPNFLILNLALCDLIIPTVDIPFDLALEESKYIWRFGKALCKIIWPLETAFTISSSLTLAVISLERLKAISHPFTKRLQMRHVFVAITVIYTFSVSLCIPYLIALNYEDNQRSCDESWPNYGSRQAYTIVLCLCEYVFPLTIMVVAYVFIYRSLRSNFSSLLQSNSVHETQLHEDKAQSSTIKKGRVEYMRKEQNTRLARMFVIVVIVFAISTLPNQALWLWVDFGNGNSHKSFRYISVACRLCTYANSVLNPFIYALKSKDFRSGFNRIGRAGIHPFRKINSGTRKFANKINKSASDNQRSVQEHMAPQLFPLQHNQHYEMDELKIISEGEARIPRRNQKTNHIIHEDMSIDSRIPDIPLYANLLKELRETDS